A genomic window from Pseudocitrobacter corydidari includes:
- a CDS encoding bifunctional 4-hydroxy-2-oxoglutarate aldolase/2-dehydro-3-deoxy-phosphogluconate aldolase has translation MKNWKTTAEAILTTGPVVPVIVVNKLEHAVPMAKALVAGGVRVLEVTLRTACAMDAIRAIAKEVPDAIVGAGTVTNPQQLKEVTEAGAQFAISPGLTDSLLKAATEGTIPLIPGISSVSELMLGMDHGLKEFKFFPAEANGGVKALQAIAGPFSQVRFCPTGGISLKNCRDYLALKSVLCVGGSWLVPADALEAGDYDRITKLAREAVETATL, from the coding sequence ATGAAAAACTGGAAAACCACTGCAGAAGCAATCCTGACTACGGGTCCTGTTGTACCGGTAATCGTAGTGAACAAGCTGGAACACGCTGTGCCGATGGCAAAAGCGCTGGTTGCAGGCGGTGTACGCGTGCTGGAAGTGACCCTGCGTACCGCGTGCGCAATGGATGCTATCCGCGCTATCGCTAAAGAAGTGCCGGACGCTATCGTAGGTGCGGGTACCGTCACTAACCCGCAGCAGCTGAAAGAAGTCACCGAAGCAGGTGCGCAGTTCGCCATCAGCCCGGGCCTGACCGACTCTCTGCTGAAAGCGGCAACCGAAGGTACTATCCCGCTGATCCCGGGTATCAGCTCTGTTTCTGAACTGATGCTGGGTATGGATCACGGTCTGAAAGAGTTCAAATTCTTCCCGGCTGAAGCCAACGGCGGCGTGAAAGCGCTGCAGGCGATTGCAGGTCCGTTCTCTCAGGTTCGTTTCTGCCCAACCGGCGGTATCTCTCTGAAAAACTGCCGCGATTACCTGGCGCTGAAAAGCGTTCTGTGCGTTGGTGGTTCCTGGCTGGTTCCGGCTGATGCGCTGGAAGCAGGCGACTACGACCGCATCACCAAACTGGCTCGTGAAGCGGTAGAGACTGCAACGCTGTAA
- the exoX gene encoding exodeoxyribonuclease X: MLRVIDTETCDLQGGVVEIASVDVVDGKITNPMSHLVRPDRPISAQAMAIHRITEEMVADQPWIEEVLPFYQGSPWYVAHNASFDRRVLPEMNGEWICTMKMARRLWPGIKYSNMALYKSRKLSVATPPGLHHHRALYDCYITAALLINIMDVSGWSPEQMVDVTGRPALLRTFTFGKYRGKAVSEVAENDPGYLRWLFNNLDRMSPELRLTLKHYLGE; the protein is encoded by the coding sequence ATGTTACGCGTGATCGATACCGAAACCTGCGACCTTCAGGGGGGCGTCGTTGAGATAGCATCTGTAGATGTCGTGGATGGGAAAATCACCAACCCAATGAGCCACCTGGTGCGCCCCGATCGCCCGATCAGCGCACAGGCGATGGCGATTCACCGCATTACGGAAGAGATGGTTGCCGATCAGCCGTGGATTGAAGAGGTGCTGCCGTTTTACCAGGGAAGCCCGTGGTATGTCGCGCACAACGCCAGTTTCGACCGTCGCGTTCTGCCAGAAATGAACGGCGAGTGGATTTGCACGATGAAGATGGCGCGTCGCTTATGGCCCGGAATCAAATACAGCAACATGGCGCTGTATAAATCGCGCAAACTGAGCGTCGCTACGCCGCCGGGGTTACATCATCACCGCGCATTGTATGATTGCTACATTACCGCCGCATTACTGATTAATATTATGGATGTTTCTGGCTGGTCGCCGGAGCAAATGGTTGATGTCACCGGACGCCCGGCGCTGCTGCGCACCTTTACCTTTGGTAAATACCGCGGCAAAGCGGTTTCGGAAGTGGCGGAAAACGATCCAGGTTATTTACGTTGGTTGTTCAACAACCTGGATCGAATGAGCCCGGAATTGCGCCTCACCTTAAAGCACTATTTGGGCGAATAA
- the yobA gene encoding CopC domain-containing protein YobA, with amino-acid sequence MGSHVVRTLCATLFLTCSLSAPAVWAHAHLKQQVPAAESEVSPAPQSITLHFSEGVESRFSGVTVTGADDKKVETGKAVRSETDKTQLTVPINQPLASGLYTVNWHVVSVDGHKTQGQYQFRVK; translated from the coding sequence ATGGGATCCCACGTCGTTCGCACGCTCTGCGCTACGCTGTTTTTAACCTGCTCCCTCTCTGCCCCGGCTGTCTGGGCGCATGCCCACCTCAAACAACAGGTGCCTGCCGCGGAAAGTGAAGTTAGCCCCGCTCCGCAATCTATCACGCTGCATTTTTCTGAAGGCGTCGAATCGCGCTTCAGCGGCGTCACGGTGACTGGCGCAGATGATAAAAAAGTCGAAACGGGCAAAGCGGTACGCAGTGAAACCGATAAAACGCAACTGACGGTTCCGATCAATCAACCGTTGGCATCCGGGCTCTATACCGTTAACTGGCACGTTGTGTCAGTCGATGGGCATAAAACCCAGGGTCAGTACCAGTTTCGCGTGAAATAA
- the ptrB gene encoding oligopeptidase B — protein MPPKAKRIPHAMTLHGDTRIDNYFWLRDDNRADPDVLDYLHQENDYGKSVMDSQRDLQERVLKEIIDRIPQREESAPYTKNGYRYRQVYEPGCEYAIYQRQSVQKGEWEPWDLLLDANQRAAHSEFYTLGGLTVSPDNDLLAITEDYLSRRQYGLRFCNLRTGNWYPEVLENVSPGIVWVNDSQTLYYVRKHPTTLLPWQVWRHRIGTPAAQDTLVYEEKDDTFYVSLHKTSSKHYVVIALSSATTSEMRLLDAELPDAEPIVFLPRRKDHEYSIDHFQHHFYIRSNREGKNFGLYRSNVRDEKQWQTLIPARDDVMLESFTLFTDWLVLEERQHGLTSLRQINRHTHEESGIAFDDPAYVTWVAYNPEPETSRLRYGYSSMTTPDTLFELDMDTGERRVLKQQEVKGFDGSRYQSEHLWITARDGAEVPVSLVYHREHFRKGKNPLLVYGYGSYGASMDADFSGSRLSLLDRGFVYAIAHVRGGGELGQQWYEDGKFLKKMNTFNDYLDVTDALLAQGYGDAKLCYGMGGSAGGMLMGTAINLRPELFHGVVAQVPFVDVVTTMLDESIPLTTGEFEEWGNPQDETYYHYMKSYSPYDNVQPMAYPHLLVTTGLHDSQVQYWEPAKWVAKLREQKVDDNLLLLCTDMDSGHGGKSGRFKSYEGVALEFTFLIALAQGTLPGRSVR, from the coding sequence ATGCCGCCAAAAGCGAAACGAATTCCTCACGCCATGACGCTTCATGGCGATACGCGTATCGATAACTATTTCTGGCTGCGCGACGATAATCGCGCAGATCCAGACGTTCTCGACTATCTGCATCAGGAAAATGATTACGGAAAAAGTGTGATGGATTCTCAGCGCGACCTTCAGGAGCGCGTGCTGAAGGAGATCATCGACCGTATTCCTCAGCGGGAAGAGTCCGCGCCCTATACCAAAAACGGTTATCGCTATCGCCAGGTGTATGAGCCGGGCTGCGAGTACGCGATATATCAGCGCCAGTCGGTGCAGAAGGGGGAGTGGGAACCCTGGGATCTGCTTCTCGACGCTAACCAGCGCGCCGCGCACAGCGAGTTTTATACCCTCGGTGGGCTGACGGTGTCACCGGACAACGATCTGCTGGCGATCACCGAAGATTATCTTTCGCGTCGCCAGTACGGCCTGCGTTTTTGCAATTTGCGTACCGGGAACTGGTATCCAGAAGTGCTGGAGAACGTCTCTCCCGGCATCGTCTGGGTCAATGATTCACAAACTCTCTATTATGTTCGTAAACACCCCACGACGCTTTTGCCGTGGCAGGTGTGGCGACATCGCATCGGTACGCCTGCGGCGCAGGATACGCTGGTGTATGAAGAGAAAGATGACACGTTCTACGTTAGCCTGCATAAAACGTCCTCGAAACACTATGTGGTGATTGCGCTCTCCAGCGCCACGACCAGCGAAATGCGGCTGCTCGATGCCGAGTTGCCGGATGCCGAACCGATCGTGTTCCTGCCGCGTCGAAAAGATCATGAATACAGCATCGATCACTTCCAGCATCATTTTTATATTCGCTCCAACCGTGAAGGGAAAAACTTCGGTCTTTACCGCAGTAACGTACGCGATGAGAAACAGTGGCAAACGCTGATTCCGGCACGCGATGATGTGATGCTTGAGAGCTTTACGCTCTTTACCGACTGGCTGGTGCTGGAGGAGCGTCAGCACGGCCTGACCAGCCTGCGGCAGATTAATCGCCATACCCATGAAGAGAGCGGGATCGCCTTTGATGACCCGGCCTATGTCACCTGGGTGGCCTATAACCCTGAGCCGGAAACGTCGCGGCTGCGCTATGGCTATTCGTCAATGACCACGCCGGACACACTGTTTGAGCTGGATATGGACACCGGTGAGCGTCGGGTGCTGAAACAGCAGGAAGTTAAAGGCTTCGACGGTTCACGTTATCAGAGCGAGCATCTGTGGATCACTGCACGCGACGGCGCAGAGGTTCCGGTATCGCTGGTATATCACCGCGAACATTTCCGCAAAGGAAAAAATCCGCTGCTGGTGTATGGCTACGGCTCTTACGGCGCCAGTATGGACGCCGATTTCAGCGGTAGCCGTCTGAGCCTGCTGGATCGCGGTTTTGTCTATGCTATCGCCCACGTTCGCGGCGGCGGCGAGTTGGGGCAGCAGTGGTATGAAGATGGCAAATTCCTCAAGAAGATGAACACCTTCAATGATTACCTGGATGTGACCGATGCGCTGCTGGCTCAGGGCTATGGTGATGCCAAACTGTGCTACGGCATGGGGGGCAGCGCGGGGGGGATGTTAATGGGAACCGCTATTAATCTGCGCCCTGAACTGTTCCATGGCGTGGTGGCGCAGGTGCCATTTGTTGATGTCGTCACGACGATGCTGGATGAGTCTATTCCGCTGACCACCGGGGAGTTTGAGGAGTGGGGAAATCCGCAGGATGAAACCTATTACCACTACATGAAGTCATACAGCCCCTACGACAATGTGCAGCCAATGGCGTATCCGCATCTGCTGGTGACCACCGGTCTGCATGATTCTCAGGTACAGTACTGGGAGCCCGCGAAATGGGTGGCTAAACTGCGCGAGCAGAAGGTGGATGATAACCTTCTGCTGCTGTGTACGGATATGGACTCCGGGCACGGTGGGAAGTCGGGGCGCTTCAAAAGTTATGAAGGCGTAGCGCTCGAATTCACGTTCCTGATTGCGCTGGCTCAGGGCACTTTACCCGGCAGAAGTGTCCGTTAA
- a CDS encoding carbon-nitrogen hydrolase family protein, giving the protein MLAWSIAAAQFAPQNGSLAENIVHHLRFIRAAAKLECKVLIFPELSLTGLTGESGLPSPPGIDQLQPLTDAARQHQITIVAGLPVEENGQRSKGVAIFSPDTAKPYTCAQGNGTCLTPESRYISVFNLNNDGCDLSPQASLLATLTSTAESQQSLNTQRLQWFARKHAIAVLKSNYSCDNFSGGSALWDETGQLIVRADQGELLVTGRKSAQGWQGDIIPLR; this is encoded by the coding sequence ATGCTGGCATGGTCTATTGCAGCGGCGCAATTCGCGCCGCAAAACGGCAGCCTCGCCGAAAATATTGTTCACCATCTCCGTTTTATCCGCGCCGCGGCGAAACTGGAATGTAAGGTATTAATTTTCCCTGAACTCTCTCTGACTGGCCTGACGGGTGAGTCAGGGCTCCCCTCACCTCCCGGTATCGACCAATTGCAACCGCTCACCGATGCGGCCCGCCAGCATCAGATAACCATTGTGGCTGGCTTACCCGTTGAGGAAAACGGTCAACGCAGTAAGGGCGTGGCCATATTCTCCCCCGACACAGCGAAACCGTATACCTGCGCGCAGGGCAACGGTACCTGCCTGACGCCGGAATCGCGCTATATCAGTGTGTTCAATTTGAATAACGATGGCTGCGATCTATCGCCACAGGCGTCGCTGCTGGCTACGCTCACCAGCACCGCAGAATCACAGCAGAGCCTGAATACTCAGCGGTTACAATGGTTTGCACGAAAGCATGCCATCGCGGTCCTTAAGTCTAACTACAGCTGCGATAACTTTTCCGGCGGCAGCGCACTATGGGATGAAACCGGGCAACTGATCGTCCGGGCGGACCAGGGTGAACTGCTGGTAACCGGCAGAAAAAGCGCTCAGGGTTGGCAAGGCGACATCATTCCATTACGCTAG
- a CDS encoding YebV family protein: MSKTNVRIGAFEIDDAELHGEQHGERTLSIPCKSDPDLCMQLDAWDADTSVPAVLNGEHSVLYRKHYDQRSDAWVLRFA; this comes from the coding sequence ATGAGTAAAACCAACGTACGCATCGGCGCATTCGAGATAGATGATGCCGAGCTGCACGGCGAGCAGCACGGTGAACGAACGTTAAGCATTCCCTGTAAATCCGACCCTGACTTATGCATGCAGCTAGACGCCTGGGATGCCGACACCAGCGTCCCTGCCGTACTCAACGGCGAACACTCTGTCCTTTACCGTAAACACTACGACCAACGTTCTGATGCCTGGGTGCTGCGCTTCGCATAA
- the copD gene encoding copper homeostasis membrane protein CopD: MLTTLYVGLRFVHFAALMAVLGCALYGGWWAPASLRRLFSQRFAPLIHLSLLACAASALLMLMVQGGLMGDGWRDVWQPEVWLAVAATQFGGVWLWQIILAGVALTIGWVKPRQMMRLLLLLTAAQFILLAGTGHSAMRDGAIGALQRGNHGLHLLFAAAWLGGLLPFLYCLRLAKGRWRQAAIYTMMRFSRYGHLAVAGVVLTGVINALLIQNGWPLDTPYSRMLLVKCALVAMMVVIALVNRYVVVPRMVLAEPATQRFFLRTTQVELVLGALVLACVSLFPTWEPF; the protein is encoded by the coding sequence ATGCTGACGACGCTCTATGTTGGGCTGCGCTTCGTGCATTTTGCTGCGCTGATGGCGGTACTGGGATGCGCGCTTTATGGCGGCTGGTGGGCTCCAGCATCGCTGCGCCGTCTTTTCAGCCAGCGCTTTGCACCGCTGATTCATCTCTCGCTGCTGGCCTGCGCCGCATCGGCACTGTTGATGCTGATGGTGCAGGGCGGGTTGATGGGGGATGGCTGGCGCGACGTCTGGCAGCCTGAAGTCTGGCTGGCGGTGGCGGCGACGCAATTTGGCGGCGTCTGGCTGTGGCAAATCATTCTGGCGGGCGTGGCGCTAACCATCGGTTGGGTGAAACCGCGTCAGATGATGCGTTTACTGCTGCTCCTGACGGCGGCGCAGTTTATCCTGTTGGCAGGTACCGGGCATTCGGCAATGCGCGACGGGGCAATTGGCGCGCTACAGCGCGGGAACCATGGGCTGCATCTGCTGTTTGCGGCGGCCTGGCTTGGCGGCTTACTGCCGTTTCTATATTGTCTGAGACTGGCAAAAGGGCGCTGGCGGCAGGCGGCAATCTATACCATGATGCGTTTTTCACGGTACGGGCATCTCGCGGTGGCGGGTGTCGTGCTGACGGGAGTCATCAACGCATTATTGATTCAGAATGGCTGGCCATTGGATACGCCTTATAGCCGCATGCTGCTGGTAAAATGTGCGCTGGTCGCCATGATGGTGGTTATTGCGCTGGTGAACCGCTATGTTGTCGTGCCGCGAATGGTGTTGGCCGAGCCCGCTACGCAACGCTTTTTCCTGCGCACAACGCAGGTAGAACTTGTTCTTGGGGCACTGGTGCTGGCATGTGTCAGCCTGTTCCCCACCTGGGAACCTTTTTAA
- a CDS encoding YebY family protein, with amino-acid sequence MKKIVLTLLLLTAAGPALAAPQIITVSRFEVGKDKWAFNREEVMLTCRPGNALYVINPSTLVQYPLNSIAEEQVKAGKTTAQPLSIIQIDDPARPGEKMSLAPFIERAEKLC; translated from the coding sequence ATGAAAAAAATCGTTCTGACTCTTTTATTGTTAACGGCGGCGGGTCCCGCGCTGGCCGCTCCGCAAATTATCACCGTGAGCCGCTTTGAGGTGGGGAAAGATAAGTGGGCGTTTAATCGGGAAGAGGTGATGCTGACCTGTCGCCCGGGCAATGCGCTGTATGTCATTAACCCAAGCACGCTGGTTCAGTATCCGCTCAACAGCATCGCTGAAGAGCAGGTTAAGGCCGGGAAGACCACCGCGCAGCCGCTGAGCATCATACAAATTGATGATCCTGCGCGTCCGGGAGAGAAAATGAGCCTGGCGCCGTTTATCGAACGCGCCGAAAAGCTGTGCTGA
- the lpxP gene encoding kdo(2)-lipid IV(A) palmitoleoyltransferase: MSKEFDTRLLHPRNWLTWFGLGVLWLIVQLPYPVLHALGSTVGKMSRRFLKRRERIAARNIELCFPQMDAASREAMLEQNFMSLGMGLIETGMAWFWSDARVKKWFDVEGYDNLTKALQQHRGVMVVGVHFMSLELGGRVMGLCRPMMATYRRHNDPLMEWVQTKGRLRSNKAMIDRRNLRGLVQALKAGEAVWFAPDQDYGPKGSVFAPFFSVNEAATTNGTWVLSRLSGAAMLSITMVRKANKKGYVLHISDVMSDYPVNDEIDAASYMNKIIEKEILRAPEQYLWVHRRFKTRPRGEASLYHAASPH; encoded by the coding sequence ATGTCAAAAGAATTTGATACCCGGTTATTGCACCCGCGTAATTGGTTAACATGGTTCGGCTTAGGTGTGCTTTGGCTCATCGTCCAGCTTCCTTATCCTGTCTTACATGCCCTCGGTTCAACGGTGGGTAAAATGTCTCGTCGTTTTCTTAAGCGCCGCGAGCGCATTGCTGCGCGTAACATTGAACTCTGCTTCCCTCAGATGGACGCGGCTTCACGTGAAGCGATGCTTGAGCAAAACTTTATGTCGCTCGGGATGGGCCTGATTGAAACCGGCATGGCCTGGTTCTGGAGTGATGCCCGCGTCAAAAAATGGTTTGATGTCGAAGGCTACGATAACCTCACCAAAGCGTTACAGCAGCATCGTGGTGTTATGGTTGTTGGCGTGCACTTTATGTCACTGGAGCTCGGGGGCAGGGTCATGGGGTTATGTCGCCCGATGATGGCAACCTATCGTCGTCATAATGATCCGCTGATGGAGTGGGTTCAGACCAAAGGTCGCCTGCGTTCCAATAAAGCGATGATCGATCGCCGCAATTTGCGTGGCCTGGTGCAGGCGCTGAAAGCCGGTGAAGCCGTGTGGTTTGCGCCAGATCAGGATTACGGCCCGAAGGGTAGCGTTTTCGCACCGTTCTTCTCCGTGAACGAAGCGGCAACCACCAACGGGACCTGGGTGCTTTCTCGTTTGTCAGGCGCGGCAATGCTCAGCATCACCATGGTGCGTAAGGCGAATAAGAAAGGTTACGTGCTGCACATCAGTGACGTGATGTCTGATTACCCGGTAAATGACGAAATCGATGCGGCCAGCTATATGAATAAAATCATCGAGAAAGAGATTTTACGCGCGCCGGAACAGTATCTGTGGGTGCACCGTCGCTTTAAAACGCGTCCGCGCGGTGAAGCGTCGCTCTATCATGCGGCGTCTCCGCACTGA
- a CDS encoding DNA polymerase III subunit theta: MHTNLAKLPQDEMDKVNVDLAAAGVAFKERYNMPVVAEVVEREQPEHLRDWFRERLIAHRLASVSLSRLPYEPKQK; encoded by the coding sequence ATGCATACGAATCTGGCTAAACTACCTCAAGATGAGATGGACAAAGTGAACGTCGATCTTGCCGCAGCGGGCGTCGCCTTTAAAGAACGCTATAACATGCCAGTGGTTGCCGAAGTGGTGGAACGCGAACAGCCGGAACACCTTCGCGACTGGTTCCGCGAGCGTTTAATCGCTCATCGTCTGGCCTCGGTTTCCCTGTCTCGTTTGCCTTACGAGCCGAAACAAAAATAA
- a CDS encoding YebW family protein: MFALVLFICYLDGGCDDIVVDVYNSEKQCVAAMEDQRLRRGGCFPIEDFVDGFWYPAHEYSDF; the protein is encoded by the coding sequence ATGTTCGCACTGGTTTTGTTCATCTGCTACCTTGACGGTGGCTGTGATGATATTGTCGTGGACGTGTATAACTCGGAGAAGCAATGCGTTGCTGCGATGGAAGATCAGCGATTGCGTCGTGGTGGATGTTTTCCGATAGAGGATTTTGTGGACGGGTTCTGGTATCCCGCCCACGAATACAGCGATTTTTGA
- the purT gene encoding formate-dependent phosphoribosylglycinamide formyltransferase, producing MTLLGTALRPAATRVMLLGSGELGKEVAIECQRLGIEVIAVDRYADAPAMHVAHRSHVINMLDGQALKALVEAEKPHFIVPEIEAIATDMLVELERQGQNVVPCARATQLTMNREGIRRLAAEELKLPTSAYRFADSEAAFRDAVQQIGLPCIIKPVMSSSGKGQSFIRSETQLADAWQYAQQGGRAGAGLVIVEGVVNFDFEITLLTVSAVDGVHFCAPVGHRQEDGDYRESWQPQQMSALALERAQAIARDVVLALGGHGLFGVELFVCGDEVIFSEVSPRPHDTGMVTLISQDLSEFALHVRAFLGLPVGAIRQYGPSASAVILPRMQSHNVTFDNVNGAVGAGLQVRLFAKPEIDGTRRMGVALATADSVDDAIERAKAAAAAVIVKG from the coding sequence ATGACTTTACTAGGCACAGCCCTGCGTCCTGCGGCGACGCGCGTAATGCTATTAGGTTCTGGCGAACTCGGAAAAGAGGTCGCCATTGAGTGTCAGCGACTGGGAATTGAAGTGATTGCTGTCGATCGCTATGCCGATGCGCCTGCCATGCACGTCGCTCATCGCTCGCACGTCATTAACATGCTGGATGGTCAGGCGCTGAAAGCGCTGGTCGAGGCGGAAAAACCGCATTTCATCGTGCCGGAAATTGAAGCCATCGCTACTGACATGCTGGTTGAGCTGGAACGTCAGGGCCAGAACGTGGTGCCCTGCGCACGCGCCACGCAACTGACCATGAACCGCGAAGGCATTCGTCGCCTGGCCGCCGAAGAACTCAAGCTCCCCACGTCGGCATATCGTTTTGCCGACAGCGAAGCTGCGTTCCGTGATGCCGTCCAGCAGATTGGCCTGCCCTGCATCATCAAACCGGTAATGAGCTCATCTGGCAAAGGCCAGAGCTTTATCCGCAGCGAAACGCAGCTTGCCGATGCCTGGCAATATGCTCAGCAGGGTGGCCGTGCGGGCGCGGGCCTTGTCATCGTCGAAGGCGTGGTGAATTTCGATTTTGAAATCACCCTGCTGACGGTGAGCGCGGTCGATGGCGTTCACTTCTGCGCACCGGTCGGTCACCGCCAGGAAGATGGCGATTATCGCGAATCGTGGCAGCCGCAGCAGATGAGCGCCCTCGCGCTGGAACGTGCGCAGGCTATCGCGCGGGACGTTGTGCTGGCGCTGGGCGGTCATGGCTTGTTTGGTGTCGAACTGTTTGTCTGTGGCGATGAGGTTATCTTCAGCGAGGTTTCCCCGCGCCCGCATGACACCGGGATGGTGACGCTGATTTCACAAGACCTCTCCGAATTCGCCCTGCACGTCCGCGCATTTCTGGGCCTGCCGGTTGGCGCGATTCGTCAGTATGGGCCGTCCGCTTCGGCGGTTATATTGCCGCGCATGCAGAGCCATAATGTCACCTTTGATAACGTCAATGGCGCAGTGGGCGCGGGTTTGCAGGTTCGCCTGTTTGCTAAACCGGAAATTGACGGTACGCGTCGAATGGGCGTGGCGCTGGCAACAGCGGATTCGGTTGATGACGCCATCGAGCGGGCAAAAGCCGCCGCCGCCGCCGTGATCGTGAAGGGATAA
- a CDS encoding tellurite resistance TerB family protein, translating to MSGWLNQLQSLLGQKSGEGKKDLSQMLVPGALGGLAGLLVASKSSRKMLAKYGTGALLVGGGAVAGSVLWNKYKDKLKGNPQTEQKYGEPAAPLDVRTERLILALVFAAKSDGHIDAKEQAAIEQQLREAGVEEQGRALIAQAIEQPLDPQRLARDVHNEEEALELYFVSCAAIDIDHFMERSYLNALGDALKLPPEVREGIEQDLQQQKQQL from the coding sequence ATGTCTGGCTGGCTTAATCAACTGCAATCGCTGCTGGGGCAAAAATCGGGTGAGGGGAAGAAAGATCTCAGCCAAATGCTGGTGCCTGGCGCACTGGGCGGGCTGGCGGGGTTGCTGGTCGCCAGTAAATCCTCGCGCAAAATGCTGGCGAAATACGGCACCGGGGCGCTGTTGGTCGGCGGCGGTGCGGTGGCTGGCAGCGTGTTGTGGAACAAATATAAAGATAAGTTAAAAGGTAACCCACAAACAGAACAGAAATACGGTGAACCCGCCGCGCCGCTGGATGTGCGTACGGAGCGGCTGATTCTGGCGTTGGTCTTTGCCGCGAAAAGCGACGGGCATATTGATGCCAAAGAGCAGGCGGCTATCGAACAGCAATTGCGCGAAGCCGGTGTTGAAGAGCAGGGGCGTGCGCTGATCGCCCAGGCTATCGAGCAGCCGCTCGATCCCCAACGTTTGGCGCGTGATGTGCATAACGAAGAAGAGGCTTTAGAGCTTTACTTTGTGAGTTGTGCGGCAATAGATATCGATCACTTTATGGAGCGCAGCTATCTGAATGCGCTGGGCGACGCGCTGAAGCTGCCGCCGGAAGTGCGAGAAGGCATCGAGCAGGATTTGCAGCAACAAAAACAGCAACTTTAA